The Pseudobacteroides sp. genome has a window encoding:
- a CDS encoding endo-1,4-beta-xylanase, with amino-acid sequence MKLKKALKSFTAVALSVSLMAGLQFPVSQQANAELVSGEKFLGNVIASKIPAGFSTYWNQVTPENASKWGPVEETRDKMNWANVDLIYDYCKTNKYPFKFHTLVWGSQEPTWMTSIPNAEKKEEVLEWMDAVAEKYGDSEFIDVVNEPLHQPPSFKDAIGGNGSTGWDWVIWSFQEARKRFKGKLLINEYGIISDPGATNNYLNIIKLLKDRNLIDGIGIQCHQFNMDTVTTSTMRSVLNSLAATGLPIYVSELDMTGDDATQLARYKEKFPVLWEHTGVKGITLWGYIEGTTWKEQTHLLTLRNEERPALKWLREYLKSTVTPLPTFTPTPTPTPDLTVRDAMKVIEAENYSSVSAATIEKSVNEDGTVNLGYISNGNYVTYSNVDFGTAGSTLFRARVASGSQSTTNIEVRLNSETGTLLGTLYVNSTGGWNVYTESSTGINKVTGVNKIVLKFTGPVNLDWFTFSATAKPSVGPTVTPTSTPTPSSAIKTPDLNGDKVVNMADVILMATAFGAVSGESKFKPAYDLTDDGAINMADVIVIGKVFGQTIA; translated from the coding sequence ATGAAGCTTAAAAAGGCTTTAAAAAGCTTTACGGCCGTAGCATTATCTGTTTCTTTAATGGCAGGATTGCAATTCCCAGTATCACAGCAAGCCAATGCAGAGCTTGTTAGTGGCGAAAAGTTTCTAGGTAATGTTATTGCCAGCAAAATTCCGGCAGGTTTTTCTACCTATTGGAATCAGGTAACACCTGAAAATGCGAGCAAATGGGGTCCAGTTGAGGAAACTCGCGACAAAATGAACTGGGCTAACGTTGATCTTATCTATGATTATTGCAAAACCAACAAATATCCATTCAAATTCCACACTTTAGTATGGGGAAGTCAGGAGCCTACATGGATGACAAGTATCCCTAACGCTGAAAAGAAAGAAGAAGTATTGGAGTGGATGGATGCTGTTGCAGAAAAATACGGAGATTCGGAGTTCATTGATGTTGTAAACGAACCTTTACATCAGCCGCCATCTTTTAAAGATGCAATAGGCGGCAACGGTTCTACCGGTTGGGACTGGGTTATCTGGTCATTCCAGGAAGCAAGAAAGAGATTTAAGGGAAAGCTCCTCATTAATGAGTATGGAATCATAAGCGATCCAGGTGCAACTAACAACTATTTAAATATTATTAAATTACTTAAAGACAGAAACCTTATTGACGGTATAGGCATACAGTGCCACCAATTCAATATGGATACTGTTACAACAAGCACAATGAGAAGCGTTCTAAATTCATTGGCTGCTACAGGACTTCCAATATACGTTTCCGAGCTTGACATGACCGGCGATGACGCTACCCAGTTAGCCAGATACAAGGAAAAATTCCCTGTTTTGTGGGAACATACTGGAGTAAAAGGCATAACCCTTTGGGGATATATCGAAGGAACTACATGGAAAGAGCAAACACATCTACTTACACTTAGAAACGAAGAACGTCCTGCACTTAAATGGCTAAGGGAGTATTTAAAATCCACGGTAACTCCATTGCCGACATTTACTCCAACACCTACACCCACACCTGACTTAACAGTGAGGGATGCAATGAAAGTTATTGAGGCTGAGAATTATTCATCTGTAAGTGCAGCGACTATAGAAAAATCCGTTAACGAAGATGGTACAGTCAATTTGGGATACATATCTAACGGAAACTATGTTACATACAGCAATGTGGATTTCGGTACTGCAGGCTCAACCTTATTCAGAGCCAGAGTTGCATCAGGATCACAATCCACCACAAATATCGAGGTACGGTTAAATAGTGAAACCGGCACGCTTTTGGGTACTCTATATGTTAACTCAACAGGTGGTTGGAATGTTTACACTGAAAGTTCTACCGGTATCAACAAGGTAACAGGAGTCAACAAGATAGTCTTGAAGTTCACTGGCCCCGTTAACCTTGACTGGTTCACCTTCTCTGCAACAGCTAAACCGTCAGTTGGACCTACTGTAACTCCTACGTCGACGCCAACTCCTTCGTCAGCAATAAAAACACCTGATTTAAACGGTGACAAAGTAGTTAATATGGCAGACGTTATTCTCATGGCTACTGCTTTTGGTGCAGTTTCCGGAGAAAGCAAATTCAAACCTGCATACGATCTGACTGATGACGGTGCAATAAATATGGCCGATGTAATAGTTATCGGTAAAGTGTTTGGCCAGACAATCGCTTAG
- a CDS encoding 4'-phosphopantetheinyl transferase family protein → MSEVFALKIDSGTNVGNYDRLMSCVSSEKQARIKKYRMQEDALRALFGDLMVRYVICTRLNLTNEELFFKLNDYGKPYLLGNTDFNFNISHSGEWVVCIADSSPAGIDVEGIRSMDMKIAERFFSKDELIDINSKQPCDRVDYFFQLWTLKESYIKACGKGLSIPLDSFSIRMAANNIYVEDSNGSSKWFFKQYDIGEGYKMAACSMHNKFPDNVERIGVLELSGFFDV, encoded by the coding sequence ATGAGCGAGGTTTTTGCGTTAAAAATTGATTCAGGCACTAATGTAGGCAATTATGACAGACTTATGAGCTGTGTCAGCAGTGAAAAGCAAGCAAGAATAAAAAAGTACAGAATGCAAGAGGATGCATTAAGGGCATTATTTGGAGATTTGATGGTCCGTTATGTCATATGTACAAGGCTCAACTTAACCAATGAAGAATTGTTTTTTAAACTCAATGATTACGGCAAGCCATACCTTTTAGGGAATACTGATTTTAATTTTAATATATCTCATTCAGGCGAATGGGTTGTATGTATAGCAGACTCTTCTCCTGCAGGTATAGATGTTGAAGGTATCCGCAGCATGGACATGAAAATAGCGGAGCGTTTTTTTTCTAAGGACGAACTCATTGATATAAATTCAAAGCAGCCATGTGACAGGGTGGATTACTTTTTTCAGCTGTGGACTTTAAAAGAAAGTTATATAAAAGCTTGCGGCAAAGGATTGTCAATTCCCCTTGATTCCTTTTCAATAAGGATGGCTGCAAATAATATTTATGTGGAAGATTCCAATGGAAGCAGCAAGTGGTTTTTTAAGCAGTATGATATTGGAGAGGGCTACAAGATGGCAGCATGCTCCATGCACAATAAATTTCCCGATAATGTTGAGAGAATTGGTGTATTAGAGTTATCTGGTTTTTTTGATGTCTAG
- a CDS encoding GGDEF domain-containing protein yields the protein MFHNGRKTIGLFVSGFHNEYPSLFIPSVSREAEKLGYNVAIFNFVGKISMSEAYGKGEIGLLDIIPFEELDGIIILDDIFVIPSFLDEIYSRIDNRTTCPVVHKAAKKEGGYHLQLDHGKGIEMVMRHFVLDHGFTRIYYMSGPLNHPDAITRLASYKKFMKEYQLPYDEKYVFEGDFWTTYCNEAAGYFLTVEEKLPQAIVCANDYMAIGLCDALIKRGINIPGDIAISGFDNIWKTSVHIPSITTVGFPIADIAVQSVHIIDNALNGCSQEKVFKVEPGLFCNNSCGCAPEDLHEALKKRSTLLQEYSYLMDTTFVDMFVIILENMKAGTIMDIRKIFYTFVHDFKDSHRVSLCLYQNDKGVRSYEEPIQMITDTIYVAASVDRINPKEPIYKEDFCIPAKNIIDTDSYNDEPIICQFIDIHFEKHLFGYLTVSYKNHATSTSFAALFAVNLATAMEAMLNKTKINSLISNLEELNIRDQLTGVYNRRGYELLSEDIYQNAVKNQKDMLFMVMDMDGLKYINDHHGHSVGDQAIVLLASALKKASRQNELIARVGGDEFYIIGNDYSQEIFDDFIKRFTTILDLLCRDNMLEFRITASYGYQVLPPETGKKVKDYIEISDKLMYQIKNERKNKNLYSFR from the coding sequence TTGTTTCATAATGGTAGGAAAACTATAGGATTATTTGTAAGCGGTTTTCATAACGAATACCCAAGTTTGTTTATACCGTCTGTTTCAAGGGAAGCAGAAAAGCTAGGCTATAATGTGGCAATATTTAATTTTGTCGGTAAGATATCTATGTCTGAAGCTTATGGAAAAGGTGAAATAGGACTTTTAGATATTATACCGTTTGAAGAATTGGATGGCATTATTATATTGGATGATATCTTTGTAATTCCCAGCTTTCTTGATGAAATATACAGCCGCATTGACAATAGAACAACTTGTCCGGTAGTACATAAGGCAGCCAAGAAAGAAGGCGGTTATCATCTCCAGCTTGATCATGGAAAGGGAATTGAAATGGTCATGAGGCATTTTGTGCTGGATCATGGTTTTACCAGGATTTACTACATGTCCGGCCCATTGAATCATCCTGATGCCATTACCCGGCTTGCAAGTTACAAAAAGTTTATGAAAGAATATCAGCTGCCATATGATGAAAAATATGTTTTTGAAGGTGATTTTTGGACCACGTATTGCAATGAAGCAGCAGGTTATTTTTTAACAGTAGAAGAGAAACTTCCCCAAGCCATAGTCTGTGCTAATGATTATATGGCTATCGGGCTTTGTGATGCATTGATCAAAAGAGGAATTAATATTCCAGGTGATATTGCAATCTCTGGCTTTGACAATATCTGGAAGACATCTGTTCATATCCCTTCTATTACAACAGTAGGTTTTCCAATAGCAGACATCGCAGTTCAATCCGTTCACATAATTGATAATGCTTTAAATGGTTGTTCCCAGGAAAAAGTATTTAAAGTTGAACCTGGCCTGTTTTGTAATAACTCTTGCGGCTGTGCGCCTGAAGATTTACATGAAGCATTAAAAAAGCGCAGCACCCTGTTACAGGAATACAGTTATCTTATGGATACCACATTTGTAGATATGTTTGTTATCATTTTGGAAAACATGAAGGCAGGCACAATAATGGATATACGAAAGATATTTTACACCTTTGTCCACGATTTTAAGGATTCTCATAGGGTAAGTCTTTGTCTATATCAAAACGATAAAGGCGTAAGATCCTATGAGGAACCAATCCAAATGATTACGGATACTATTTATGTGGCGGCTTCCGTGGATCGTATCAATCCAAAAGAACCGATATATAAGGAAGATTTCTGCATTCCGGCAAAGAATATAATTGATACGGACAGCTATAATGATGAACCGATAATATGCCAATTTATTGATATACATTTTGAAAAACATCTATTTGGGTATTTAACAGTCTCCTACAAAAATCATGCGACTTCTACCAGTTTTGCTGCATTATTTGCAGTAAATTTGGCAACAGCAATGGAGGCTATGTTAAATAAAACTAAGATCAATTCACTAATCTCCAATTTGGAGGAACTAAATATCAGAGACCAATTGACAGGAGTGTACAACAGAAGAGGATATGAGCTTCTTTCCGAAGACATCTATCAGAACGCTGTTAAAAATCAGAAAGATATGCTTTTTATGGTCATGGATATGGATGGTCTTAAATATATAAATGATCATCATGGACATTCAGTTGGAGATCAGGCAATCGTACTTCTGGCCAGTGCACTTAAGAAGGCTTCTCGCCAAAATGAGCTTATTGCCAGGGTTGGCGGCGATGAGTTTTATATTATTGGCAATGACTATTCGCAGGAGATATTTGACGACTTTATAAAACGATTTACAACCATACTGGACCTTTTATGCAGGGATAATATGCTGGAATTCCGCATTACTGCAAGTTATGGATATCAAGTTCTGCCGCCGGAAACAGGAAAAAAGGTAAAAGACTACATTGAAATCAGTGATAAGCTTATGTATCAGATAAAGAATGAAAGAAAGAATAAAAATTTGTATAGCTTCAGATAG
- a CDS encoding YbaB/EbfC family nucleoid-associated protein, with amino-acid sequence MGKGGFPGFGGNMNNLLKQAQKMQKDMEKVQEDVHQKTVEVTAGGGAITVVVSGKKELVKIDIKPEVVDPDDVEMLQDLIIASVNEAIRKADEMVNAEMSKVAGGLNGFPGLF; translated from the coding sequence ATGGGTAAAGGTGGATTCCCCGGTTTTGGGGGCAACATGAATAACTTGTTAAAGCAAGCTCAAAAGATGCAAAAGGATATGGAAAAAGTTCAGGAGGATGTTCACCAGAAGACAGTGGAAGTAACTGCAGGCGGTGGAGCAATAACTGTAGTTGTTTCCGGCAAAAAAGAATTGGTTAAAATTGATATAAAGCCTGAGGTTGTAGATCCCGATGATGTAGAAATGCTTCAAGACCTCATTATAGCATCAGTTAACGAGGCTATAAGAAAAGCGGATGAAATGGTAAATGCAGAAATGAGTAAGGTTGCAGGTGGCCTTAACGGATTCCCGGGATTGTTTTAG
- the recR gene encoding recombination mediator RecR has protein sequence MNYYSAPVARLIEEFEKLPGIGHKTAQRLAFHVLNMPMEKAEGLSGAIIDAKLKTKYCSVCNNLTDIDPCGICSGTSRDNTTICVVENPRDVVAMEKTREFKGLYHVLHGAISPMDGVGPEDIKIKELLVRIGQGSIKEVILATNPNIEGEATAMYISKLLKPLGIRTSRIAHGLPVGGDLEYADEVTLAKALEGRREL, from the coding sequence ATGAATTATTATTCAGCTCCAGTAGCCAGGCTAATTGAAGAGTTTGAAAAGCTGCCCGGTATAGGGCATAAGACAGCACAAAGGTTGGCATTTCATGTTTTGAACATGCCTATGGAAAAGGCTGAAGGCTTGTCCGGAGCAATTATTGATGCCAAGCTGAAGACCAAGTATTGTTCTGTGTGCAACAATCTGACGGATATAGATCCTTGCGGGATATGCAGTGGTACTTCAAGGGATAATACTACCATATGTGTTGTTGAAAATCCCCGTGATGTTGTTGCAATGGAGAAAACAAGAGAGTTCAAGGGATTATACCACGTTCTGCATGGGGCAATTTCCCCTATGGATGGAGTAGGACCTGAGGATATAAAAATAAAGGAGTTGTTGGTGAGAATTGGACAAGGCAGTATTAAAGAGGTAATACTTGCTACAAACCCCAATATTGAGGGTGAAGCAACTGCCATGTATATTTCCAAACTCTTAAAACCTCTTGGAATCAGGACCAGCAGAATAGCACACGGTTTACCTGTCGGCGGTGATTTGGAATATGCAGATGAAGTAACATTGGCAAAGGCCTTAGAGGGCCGCAGGGAGCTTTAG
- a CDS encoding glycoside hydrolase family 9 protein: MKKTISLLVMFSIFVGMLVPQASYSAASNFNYGEALQKSLIFYEFQRSGKLPDDKRDNWRGDSTTTDGADAGLDLTGGWFDAGDHVKFNLPMAYTLAMLAWSVYEDKDAYVKSGQYKYVMDSIKWAADYFIKCHPSPNVYYFQVGDGISDHNWWGAPEVMTLKRPSYKATTSSGASTVSAETAAALAATSIVFKDVDPTYAANCLKHAKELFAFAESTKSDAAYSPVADNFYKSHSSFWDEFSWAGTWIYLAGGDSSFLDKAESYVGNWGTEMGTTTIKYKWAHCWDDVHIGASLLLARITKKDIYKKVMENHLDWLTTGANGERAKYSPKGMVFIDGWGSLRYATTCAFIADLYADSAECPTSKTATYRSFAKTQVDYALGSTGRSYVVGYGTNPPQHPHHRAAHGSWGDNFNIPDKHRHILYGALVGGPGVSDDYDDSTNNYTNNEVACDYNAGFAAVLARMYDKFGGEPISGFNAIEKPGLEVYISGSATSSDSKTDFKVMLYNKSAWPARSYNNLSFKYFMDLSEVYAAGRTYKDVTVTINYAEGGKSGGIFPYDESKHIYYALIDFNGVTVVPGGAISFRKEAQVVLAGPSGVKWDGTNDYSYKGFAAGTEDNPNMPVYASGKLLYGIEPDGTRPSTQIPSTTPTPSTPTPVSPTPFVTGLPRDYSSVSGYVSPESAVSSTSSELKAGFTVTVEGTSFKAVTDDKGYFYIPNIKLPSSSNYIFSLLISKSGFLTRKIDNLQGSFVYFVGTSSAPAVMWAGDIPVNGVSDNAINIKDVVEISKVFNSISTDAKYNPDCDLNKDGSINMSDVIVVAKYFGKVSSDYSPVSISKITA, translated from the coding sequence ATGAAAAAGACAATATCTTTACTTGTGATGTTCTCGATATTTGTAGGAATGCTGGTACCGCAAGCATCGTACAGTGCCGCCTCAAATTTCAACTATGGGGAAGCATTGCAAAAATCGTTGATTTTTTATGAGTTCCAGAGATCGGGTAAGCTTCCGGATGACAAAAGGGATAACTGGCGTGGAGATTCTACTACGACAGATGGTGCCGATGCAGGACTAGACCTTACAGGAGGGTGGTTTGATGCAGGTGACCATGTCAAGTTCAATCTGCCTATGGCCTATACCCTTGCAATGTTGGCATGGAGCGTTTATGAAGATAAGGATGCATATGTTAAAAGCGGTCAGTACAAATATGTTATGGACAGCATCAAATGGGCAGCAGATTATTTTATTAAATGCCATCCATCTCCTAATGTTTACTATTTCCAGGTGGGTGACGGTATTTCTGACCATAACTGGTGGGGAGCACCCGAAGTTATGACATTGAAAAGACCTTCATATAAAGCTACTACTTCCAGTGGTGCTTCAACGGTATCCGCAGAAACAGCAGCGGCTTTGGCTGCTACTTCCATTGTGTTTAAGGATGTGGATCCTACATATGCGGCAAATTGTTTAAAGCATGCAAAGGAGCTTTTCGCATTTGCAGAATCCACAAAGAGTGATGCGGCATATTCACCTGTAGCAGATAATTTCTATAAATCCCACAGCTCCTTCTGGGATGAATTCTCATGGGCAGGAACATGGATTTATCTTGCAGGAGGGGATTCGTCATTCCTTGATAAGGCTGAATCCTACGTAGGAAACTGGGGTACCGAAATGGGAACAACCACTATAAAATATAAGTGGGCTCATTGCTGGGATGATGTACATATTGGGGCATCCTTATTGCTTGCAAGGATTACAAAGAAAGATATCTATAAGAAAGTAATGGAAAACCATCTGGACTGGCTTACAACTGGTGCTAATGGAGAACGTGCAAAGTATTCGCCAAAGGGAATGGTCTTTATAGATGGATGGGGATCTTTGCGATATGCTACAACTTGTGCTTTTATAGCAGATCTCTATGCTGATTCAGCAGAATGTCCAACTTCAAAGACCGCTACTTATAGGTCTTTTGCCAAGACTCAGGTGGATTATGCACTTGGAAGCACAGGAAGAAGTTATGTGGTAGGATATGGTACCAACCCGCCTCAGCATCCTCATCACAGGGCAGCACACGGATCATGGGGAGATAACTTTAATATACCCGACAAACACAGGCATATATTATATGGAGCACTTGTAGGTGGACCAGGCGTTTCTGACGATTATGATGATAGCACAAACAACTATACCAACAATGAGGTTGCATGTGACTATAACGCAGGATTTGCTGCGGTTTTGGCAAGAATGTATGACAAGTTTGGCGGTGAGCCAATAAGCGGATTTAATGCAATTGAGAAGCCTGGGCTTGAGGTATATATCAGTGGGTCAGCAACCTCTTCAGACAGCAAGACAGATTTCAAGGTAATGCTTTATAATAAATCAGCATGGCCGGCACGTTCTTACAACAACCTTTCGTTCAAATATTTCATGGATCTTTCAGAAGTTTATGCTGCAGGACGTACATACAAAGATGTTACTGTAACAATTAACTACGCAGAGGGAGGAAAATCCGGCGGAATATTCCCATATGATGAATCAAAACATATATACTATGCACTCATTGACTTTAACGGAGTAACTGTTGTCCCAGGTGGAGCCATTTCTTTCAGAAAAGAAGCTCAGGTAGTGCTTGCAGGACCTTCAGGGGTTAAATGGGATGGAACTAACGACTACTCATATAAGGGCTTTGCGGCAGGGACTGAGGATAACCCCAATATGCCTGTTTATGCCAGCGGAAAACTCCTTTATGGTATTGAGCCTGACGGCACAAGACCAAGCACACAGATTCCGTCGACAACCCCTACTCCTTCAACCCCCACACCGGTTTCACCTACTCCGTTTGTAACCGGATTGCCTCGTGACTATAGCAGTGTATCAGGATATGTTTCACCGGAGTCGGCTGTTTCATCTACAAGCTCTGAGTTGAAGGCAGGATTTACTGTTACTGTTGAAGGAACATCGTTTAAGGCAGTAACTGATGATAAGGGTTATTTTTATATTCCGAATATTAAATTACCGTCTTCATCAAATTACATATTCAGCCTGCTTATCAGCAAGTCCGGCTTCCTGACAAGGAAAATAGACAACCTGCAAGGTTCATTTGTATACTTTGTAGGCACTTCATCGGCACCTGCCGTTATGTGGGCGGGAGACATACCTGTAAATGGTGTCTCGGATAATGCTATAAACATAAAGGATGTTGTAGAGATTTCCAAAGTGTTTAACTCTATATCCACTGACGCGAAATACAATCCCGATTGTGATTTAAACAAGGACGGATCTATTAACATGAGCGATGTTATTGTTGTAGCCAAATACTTTGGAAAGGTATCAAGTGATTATAGTCCGGTAAGTATTTCCAAGATTACGGCTTAA
- a CDS encoding CBO0543 family protein, with product MNYILIRIISVSIFLVSAYKWGDWKNWKKYYPTMCFVGMADLIYIAVFSDKPLWDFPTNFLISPLDELLLIFGCFFPTTLIFLSHYPKKLYSQIAYNSMWIGIYMALELINLKFNTIEYSNGWNIWWSLLHNTIQFPLIALHHKKPILSWIIAFIYLVVCMKIFNVPFLVF from the coding sequence ATGAATTATATTCTGATAAGAATTATATCAGTTTCTATATTTTTAGTAAGTGCCTATAAATGGGGAGATTGGAAAAATTGGAAAAAGTACTATCCTACTATGTGTTTTGTCGGTATGGCGGATTTAATTTATATTGCTGTGTTTAGTGATAAGCCTTTGTGGGACTTTCCAACTAATTTTTTAATATCCCCACTTGATGAACTGCTATTAATATTTGGTTGTTTCTTTCCCACTACATTAATATTCTTATCCCATTACCCTAAGAAACTATATAGTCAAATTGCTTATAACAGTATGTGGATAGGAATTTATATGGCTTTAGAACTTATTAACTTAAAGTTTAATACAATAGAGTATTCCAATGGATGGAATATATGGTGGTCACTTTTGCATAATACTATCCAATTTCCATTAATTGCTCTGCACCATAAGAAACCCATACTTTCATGGATTATAGCATTTATTTATCTTGTGGTCTGTATGAAAATATTTAATGTTCCTTTTCTGGTTTTTTAG
- the dnaX gene encoding DNA polymerase III subunit gamma/tau, with product MSYLALYRKWRPLLFEDVVEQEHVVKTLKNSVVTDHIAHAYLFCGTRGTGKTTMAKIFSRAINCLNPKAGDPCNECDICKGILSGSIMDVIEIDAASNNSVDNVREIRDEVIYRPSQARFKVYIIDEVHMLSTGAFNALLKTLEEPPSHVVFILATTEPHKLPATILSRCQRYDFRRIPIDSIVKRLETISSSSGVVLDPEASRLIAKLSDGALRDAISILDQCISQGDKNITYEHTLKVVGIVNDTFISEFVEAIRDRNINRILALIDELIMAGKDISKFLSDLIFYYRNLLVCKLTDKPEEVIDVMNDVLDTMKKQSGFFSKEEIMLTIREFSSLEANIKWSKHPRILFELSLIKICDSNFNKLQDDIIERLSILENKLQNGEFSKMESFSGNGGIKNGSDQVVDKKEAKKPVSSQHENVDVSKVDINSLKSIDCWEQIIDDFRKMGRMVLYANLLDTKAIELGSKTIGVVLGPGKGLAKTILSKAENIEFIENALKERLGRDVKAKCFDEDSLGDNMEKEKKDEDELARELVDKFEMPVNIIDE from the coding sequence ATGTCATATTTAGCTTTATACAGGAAATGGAGACCTCTGCTTTTTGAAGATGTGGTTGAGCAGGAGCATGTAGTTAAGACGCTTAAAAACAGTGTAGTTACAGATCATATAGCACATGCATACCTGTTTTGCGGTACAAGGGGTACAGGAAAAACTACAATGGCCAAAATCTTTTCTAGGGCTATAAACTGTTTGAATCCTAAGGCTGGCGATCCCTGTAATGAGTGTGATATATGCAAGGGGATTCTTTCGGGCAGTATCATGGATGTTATAGAAATAGACGCGGCATCAAACAACAGCGTTGATAATGTGAGGGAAATAAGGGATGAGGTGATTTATAGACCATCTCAGGCCAGATTTAAGGTTTATATAATAGACGAGGTACATATGCTTTCTACCGGAGCATTTAATGCCTTGCTTAAGACACTTGAGGAGCCGCCGTCACATGTGGTTTTTATTCTTGCTACAACAGAGCCTCACAAGCTGCCTGCGACAATTTTGTCAAGGTGTCAGAGGTATGATTTCAGAAGGATACCAATTGACAGCATAGTGAAAAGATTAGAGACTATTTCCAGTTCAAGCGGGGTTGTGCTGGATCCGGAGGCTTCCAGGCTTATTGCCAAGCTATCCGACGGTGCATTAAGAGATGCAATAAGTATACTTGACCAGTGTATTTCACAAGGGGATAAAAATATTACTTACGAGCATACCTTGAAGGTTGTGGGAATTGTCAACGACACTTTTATTTCAGAATTTGTAGAAGCAATCAGGGACAGAAATATAAATAGAATACTTGCTCTTATAGATGAGCTTATTATGGCCGGAAAAGATATTTCCAAGTTTTTGTCCGATTTGATATTTTACTATAGAAATCTTTTAGTTTGTAAGCTTACGGACAAGCCTGAGGAAGTAATAGATGTTATGAATGATGTGCTTGATACAATGAAAAAGCAGAGCGGTTTTTTTTCTAAGGAAGAGATCATGCTTACAATTAGGGAATTTTCATCATTGGAGGCTAATATAAAATGGTCGAAGCATCCTCGGATTCTTTTTGAGCTATCCTTGATAAAAATATGTGACAGCAATTTTAACAAACTTCAGGATGATATTATCGAAAGGCTCTCCATACTTGAAAACAAACTGCAGAACGGTGAATTCAGTAAAATGGAGAGTTTCTCAGGTAATGGAGGGATAAAAAACGGCAGCGATCAAGTGGTGGATAAGAAGGAAGCTAAAAAGCCAGTCTCATCACAACATGAAAATGTTGACGTATCTAAAGTTGATATTAACTCTCTAAAGTCGATAGACTGCTGGGAGCAAATAATTGATGACTTTAGGAAAATGGGAAGAATGGTTCTTTATGCAAATTTGTTGGATACAAAAGCAATAGAGCTGGGAAGTAAGACTATTGGCGTTGTGCTGGGGCCGGGAAAAGGGCTTGCCAAGACAATTCTGTCCAAGGCTGAAAACATTGAGTTCATTGAGAATGCTTTAAAAGAAAGATTGGGTAGGGATGTAAAGGCAAAGTGTTTTGATGAGGATAGTCTTGGAGACAATATGGAAAAGGAAAAAAAGGACGAGGATGAGCTAGCCCGGGAATTAGTGGACAAGTTTGAAATGCCGGTAAATATCATTGATGAATAA